Proteins from a genomic interval of Mesobacillus sp. S13:
- a CDS encoding MFS transporter, with protein MDKQNSRFRWVVFVSVLFTYLLMSSQRTAPGLITEQVMRDFQVTATTIGLLTSMQFFVYTSLQIPMGILADRFGPNFFLIIGAIITGLGTILYSLGTHEFVLFFARILTGIGDATIWVNLVLILSQWFKVKEFVRLIGFAGMTGSLGFLLATVPFSAWIDLLGWRAAFFSAGIALCLSGILLYIVLVKKPRQLFHHESVAVKEELQRQNILLLLKRIVMNRQAWALFFCHFGVVGGYVGFISSWAVPYGMNMYDLTRSDASQLIMVGLVGALIGAPLTSWISSRLETIKRPYVMVHFIVFTSWSAFLFFKGNPPFFMLVTLFFIIGFGFGASALTFAVVRQSFPMRESGLVSGFANTGGFLSAVLLPVIFGKVLDHFQAVSGNMTEGYFYGFIIPVIFSLIGLFGVSSIKEMRQTESAKPESSRLN; from the coding sequence TTGGACAAACAAAATAGCAGGTTTAGGTGGGTTGTGTTTGTTTCCGTATTGTTCACTTACTTATTAATGTCAAGCCAGCGAACAGCTCCGGGATTGATTACAGAGCAAGTGATGAGGGATTTTCAAGTAACAGCAACAACGATTGGGTTACTGACGAGTATGCAATTCTTTGTTTATACGAGTTTGCAAATTCCAATGGGGATTCTGGCTGATCGGTTCGGGCCCAATTTTTTTCTGATTATCGGTGCCATCATTACTGGGTTAGGCACGATCCTTTATAGTCTTGGGACACATGAGTTTGTCCTGTTTTTTGCCAGAATCCTTACGGGAATTGGAGATGCGACTATTTGGGTCAACTTGGTATTGATATTAAGCCAGTGGTTTAAAGTGAAGGAATTCGTCCGATTGATCGGTTTCGCGGGAATGACAGGAAGTCTTGGTTTCCTTCTGGCAACCGTTCCTTTCTCCGCTTGGATTGACTTACTTGGCTGGAGAGCAGCCTTTTTTTCTGCGGGCATAGCCTTATGTTTATCCGGAATTCTTCTATATATTGTACTGGTAAAGAAACCAAGACAACTCTTTCATCATGAATCAGTAGCTGTAAAAGAGGAACTTCAGCGTCAAAACATTTTGTTGTTACTGAAAAGAATCGTTATGAATCGGCAGGCATGGGCATTATTCTTCTGTCACTTTGGGGTGGTTGGCGGCTATGTAGGCTTTATTAGCTCATGGGCAGTGCCCTATGGGATGAATATGTATGATCTGACTCGTTCAGATGCTAGTCAACTGATTATGGTTGGTCTTGTTGGAGCACTTATAGGAGCTCCACTGACCAGTTGGATTTCAAGTCGGCTTGAAACAATCAAGCGTCCTTATGTCATGGTTCATTTTATTGTTTTCACAAGCTGGTCAGCTTTCCTTTTCTTCAAAGGGAATCCTCCATTTTTCATGCTCGTTACGCTTTTCTTTATCATCGGCTTTGGATTCGGGGCAAGTGCCTTAACCTTTGCTGTCGTTCGTCAATCCTTTCCTATGAGGGAATCCGGCCTTGTATCTGGATTTGCGAATACAGGGGGCTTTCTAAGTGCTGTTCTGCTGCCAGTCATTTTCGGAAAAGTATTGGATCATTTTCAGGCTGTTTCAGGAAATATGACGGAAGGCTATTTTTATGGCTTCATCATTCCC
- a CDS encoding anti-sigma regulatory factor, which yields MVEIIHNKALVPIQFEQDIFTARAMGRTFSKDLCFDSINQARIVTAISELARNIYKYAGTGQICFEQIEKGNRHGLKITASDQGPGIREISKAMEPGYSTSGSLGVGIPGIKNMMDEFYITSSPGSGTKVTVFKWQ from the coding sequence ATGGTAGAGATTATTCATAATAAGGCCCTAGTTCCCATCCAATTTGAACAGGACATTTTCACAGCCCGCGCAATGGGCAGGACTTTTTCTAAAGACCTCTGTTTTGATTCTATTAACCAGGCGAGGATCGTCACCGCAATATCAGAGCTTGCAAGAAATATATACAAATATGCCGGAACAGGACAGATCTGCTTTGAGCAGATTGAAAAAGGAAATAGACATGGTTTGAAAATTACAGCCAGTGACCAGGGACCTGGAATCAGGGAAATCAGCAAAGCCATGGAACCAGGATATTCAACATCAGGCAGCCTCGGAGTCGGTATTCCTGGGATAAAAAACATGATGGATGAATTTTATATTACTTCCTCGCCAGGCAGTGGAACGAAGGTGACTGTCTTTAAGTGGCAATAG
- a CDS encoding Na-translocating system protein MpsC family protein codes for MDLRNKEKDLGSYIGRILREHFGKGPGSVFATIAHPYITVYIKDFLSPMEDKLMTNEQSKYVEKIRDMLMQTLTEEIKAFLKMNLDINLNEFHYDWNLDSHTGMFIGVMESQMDEQEYFYNNQDEVHDEIIKVSIKAEKPPGSITSCMLNPRTLVIIRNEILISVEKEMINLGFTEALTIAKRNLEKRLLNEHTPQLETYLEAKVENAFVSWNFDIDKSLVVLILKPNS; via the coding sequence ATGGATTTAAGGAATAAGGAAAAAGATCTGGGGAGTTACATAGGAAGAATTCTACGGGAACATTTCGGCAAAGGTCCTGGTTCTGTATTCGCTACTATTGCCCATCCCTATATCACCGTGTATATCAAAGACTTTCTGTCTCCGATGGAAGATAAATTAATGACAAACGAACAAAGCAAATATGTGGAGAAAATCAGGGATATGCTGATGCAGACCCTGACTGAGGAAATCAAAGCTTTCCTAAAAATGAATCTTGATATTAACCTGAATGAATTTCATTATGACTGGAATCTTGACAGCCATACCGGCATGTTCATTGGCGTTATGGAAAGTCAGATGGATGAACAGGAATACTTCTACAATAACCAGGATGAGGTCCATGACGAAATCATTAAGGTGAGCATAAAAGCGGAAAAACCACCCGGCAGCATTACTTCCTGTATGCTGAACCCAAGAACATTGGTCATCATTAGGAATGAGATCTTGATCAGTGTAGAAAAAGAAATGATCAATTTGGGCTTTACCGAGGCCCTCACCATTGCCAAGCGTAACCTTGAAAAGAGGCTGTTGAACGAGCATACACCACAGCTGGAGACGTATCTCGAAGCCAAAGTGGAAAACGCTTTTGTGTCATGGAATTTCGATATCGATAAGAGCTTGGTCGTATTAATATTAAAACCGAATAGCTGA
- a CDS encoding Na-translocating system protein MpsC family protein — MDIKAQQTKLANNFGKLLRDKFGKGPEVIHVTISRPYVLVYISGFISPMEQALLEQGQELTVLTTREYLMKSLDPEICGQIKALTDMEIQHMYYDWNLQNLSGVFVAISPDSPEEGADSRADYEGRDEVHKEIIHISEQAEKAPDSVYSYMLSSRSLIVIREGILVPIEKQLVSLGFHETLRVAKRQLEGGMLTGSTQFSEILDSKIQDIFVDWDFHLDKSVITIILKPNKA; from the coding sequence ATGGATATTAAAGCACAGCAAACAAAATTGGCAAATAATTTTGGCAAGCTGCTGCGTGATAAATTTGGCAAAGGGCCAGAAGTGATTCATGTTACAATATCCCGGCCGTATGTATTGGTGTATATAAGCGGGTTTATTTCACCAATGGAGCAGGCGCTTCTGGAACAGGGACAGGAACTTACCGTCCTGACGACACGGGAGTATTTGATGAAATCATTGGACCCTGAAATTTGCGGGCAAATTAAAGCTTTAACTGATATGGAAATACAGCATATGTATTATGATTGGAATTTGCAGAACCTTTCCGGAGTTTTTGTTGCCATCAGTCCGGATAGCCCGGAAGAGGGAGCAGACTCCAGGGCTGATTATGAAGGCAGAGATGAGGTCCACAAGGAAATCATCCATATAAGCGAGCAAGCAGAAAAAGCACCTGACAGTGTTTACTCTTACATGCTCAGCTCCCGGTCATTGATTGTCATCCGGGAGGGAATATTAGTGCCAATCGAAAAGCAGTTGGTTTCCCTTGGATTTCATGAGACATTACGCGTAGCAAAAAGACAGCTTGAAGGCGGTATGCTGACTGGAAGCACCCAGTTTTCTGAAATACTTGATTCGAAAATCCAGGATATCTTTGTTGACTGGGATTTTCATCTTGATAAGAGTGTCATCACTATAATCCTAAAACCAAATAAAGCATAG
- a CDS encoding GAF domain-containing protein — MSANSMIKELKSFKNFEEAANDILQIMSKFIDINTLFIARNDQRINEIVNVFNKDEVLLEQGDTLPFGETFCKLSVDHGRESLFIPDLHKNELTAALNVTKNLGGGCFIGIPIYYGNGENYGTICGLDKKPIELSQEHIEMFETMASLLTYVLDLDYANKQIQNLSAPFVPITNGVAILPVIGLMNEERVEHIIYAALTKSKELSLQYLIIDLSGIIQIDAVVTSSLLRIASILKLVGVTPILTGIRPDLALKAIEYNNNLKGITIEASLERALNRIGFSVEKSELNKNHTAI, encoded by the coding sequence ATGTCAGCTAACAGCATGATCAAGGAACTAAAATCATTTAAGAATTTTGAAGAAGCCGCAAATGATATTCTTCAAATCATGAGTAAATTCATCGATATCAATACACTGTTCATAGCTAGAAATGATCAGCGAATAAATGAAATTGTCAATGTATTCAATAAGGACGAGGTTTTATTAGAACAAGGTGATACTTTGCCTTTCGGAGAAACCTTTTGTAAATTGAGTGTGGATCACGGAAGAGAAAGCCTCTTTATCCCGGACCTTCATAAAAACGAGCTTACGGCGGCTCTTAATGTGACCAAAAACTTAGGGGGCGGCTGCTTTATCGGCATCCCCATCTATTATGGCAATGGTGAGAATTATGGCACCATTTGTGGTCTGGATAAAAAGCCAATTGAATTAAGCCAGGAACATATAGAGATGTTTGAAACGATGGCATCTTTACTTACCTATGTGCTCGATTTGGATTATGCGAACAAACAGATCCAAAATTTATCGGCACCGTTCGTCCCCATAACAAATGGAGTGGCCATTTTGCCTGTTATAGGCTTGATGAACGAAGAACGTGTAGAGCATATCATTTATGCTGCTCTTACTAAGAGTAAGGAGCTGTCCCTTCAATACTTGATCATTGATCTATCAGGAATTATCCAGATTGATGCCGTCGTTACTTCCTCCTTGCTGAGAATCGCAAGCATCTTGAAATTGGTCGGGGTAACACCGATTTTAACAGGAATAAGGCCCGATTTAGCATTAAAAGCAATAGAATATAATAATAACCTTAAAGGAATTACGATTGAAGCAAGCCTTGAAAGAGCATTAAACAGAATTGGATTTTCTGTAGAAAAAAGTGAACTAAATAAAAATCACACAGCTATATAG
- a CDS encoding pyridoxamine 5'-phosphate oxidase family protein, whose amino-acid sequence MISNYKDIISTQEEFEEFRSSIGNPSARAANKVISFIDDHCKNFISKSPFLTMSTSNADGQCDVSPRGDSPGFVAVLDDQHLFIPERPGNRRMDSVHNIIANPHIGLLFLIPGLGETLRINGKAYICRDSDLLEKTAVNGKTPLFGILVEVEECYAHCAKAFIRSNLWQPDSWLQKEALPSVPSMLVAHAKLPNTTPEQVAKELKEGYTNRLY is encoded by the coding sequence ATGATATCAAACTATAAAGATATAATCTCAACACAGGAAGAATTTGAAGAATTTCGTTCATCGATCGGAAATCCAAGCGCGAGGGCAGCGAATAAAGTCATTTCTTTTATTGACGACCATTGTAAAAACTTTATATCAAAGTCTCCCTTTTTAACTATGTCCACTTCTAACGCTGACGGCCAGTGTGATGTTTCACCACGCGGCGATTCTCCGGGGTTTGTGGCCGTTCTTGATGATCAGCATCTTTTTATCCCAGAACGGCCTGGAAATCGAAGAATGGATTCTGTTCACAACATCATTGCGAATCCTCATATCGGCCTGCTCTTTCTCATACCTGGACTGGGTGAGACTTTAAGAATCAATGGGAAAGCCTATATCTGCCGTGATTCTGACCTTCTTGAAAAAACAGCCGTCAATGGCAAGACTCCATTGTTTGGTATTTTAGTAGAAGTCGAGGAATGTTACGCTCATTGTGCCAAAGCTTTTATCCGATCAAACTTATGGCAGCCGGACTCATGGCTGCAGAAAGAAGCCCTTCCTTCTGTCCCCAGCATGCTGGTTGCACACGCAAAGCTGCCAAACACGACCCCTGAACAAGTGGCAAAAGAATTAAAGGAAGGATATACAAACAGGCTTTATTGA
- a CDS encoding MBL fold metallo-hydrolase — MNHFICNTCGVQYPHSAHAPESCPICADERQYIHPDGQSWTTLQQLVDSGNYKNTIVQEEEGLYSVTTTPSFAIGQTAYLVQNDGFNLLWDCITYLDEETEKEIHSLGGIDAIALSHPHYYSTQVEWAEVFGASIYIHENDRQWVTRHSDRIIFWSGDSLELDGGVTLHRLGGHFHGGSVLHWENDVNKQGVLLTGDIIQVVADRQWVSFMYSYPNLIPLPATKVQEMAVKVSVLDFNRLYNAFHRVIKENAHQSVQKSAKRYIEALEGKFVHINH, encoded by the coding sequence ATGAACCATTTTATCTGTAATACATGCGGTGTCCAATATCCCCATTCTGCTCATGCTCCTGAATCCTGCCCGATTTGTGCTGACGAAAGACAGTACATTCACCCGGATGGACAGTCATGGACAACGCTTCAACAGCTTGTAGATTCAGGGAACTATAAAAATACCATTGTCCAAGAAGAGGAAGGACTGTACAGCGTTACCACTACTCCTTCGTTTGCAATTGGGCAGACAGCCTATTTAGTTCAGAATGATGGGTTCAACTTGCTATGGGACTGCATCACCTATCTGGACGAAGAGACAGAAAAGGAAATCCATTCTCTAGGAGGAATCGATGCCATCGCATTGTCCCATCCGCATTACTATTCGACACAGGTGGAATGGGCTGAAGTATTCGGAGCAAGCATTTATATCCACGAAAACGATCGCCAGTGGGTCACTAGGCACAGTGACAGGATCATCTTCTGGTCTGGGGATTCTTTGGAGCTTGATGGTGGCGTAACATTGCATCGTTTGGGTGGCCATTTTCATGGGGGAAGTGTTTTACACTGGGAAAATGATGTGAACAAGCAAGGAGTACTTCTTACTGGTGATATTATTCAAGTGGTCGCCGACCGACAATGGGTGAGTTTCATGTACAGTTATCCAAACCTTATCCCGTTGCCAGCTACCAAGGTTCAGGAGATGGCAGTCAAAGTCAGCGTTCTGGATTTTAACAGACTATATAATGCATTCCATCGTGTCATTAAGGAAAATGCCCATCAATCTGTTCAAAAATCCGCTAAGAGGTATATTGAGGCATTGGAGGGGAAGTTCGTTCATATAAACCACTAA